In Nicotiana tabacum cultivar K326 chromosome 17, ASM71507v2, whole genome shotgun sequence, one DNA window encodes the following:
- the LOC107766628 gene encoding wings apart-like protein 2, whose amino-acid sequence MIVRKYGRRSRSMSRNYSDSGLNGDVSEEGSQDIYSFGFPSQDSVHLNNSDPYAYDAAGSSQELTILPSRKEDRDGDFWNPKKVKKVFDWEPYSLNSSQESDELGQNGSLGKFDGGLLEPKKLKGKENGILQKKKKKVKSKELGLPSLGPTATLMETQECGEMMEHMDEVNFALDGLRKGQPVRIRRASLLSLLSICGTAQQRRLLRAHGMAKTIIDAVLGLSFDDSPSNLAAAALFYILTSDGGDDRLLDSPSCIRFLIKLLKPVGAPAPIAKAPTIGSKLLAMRLDADVSQDCVKGLDSTSSSIICKVQEVLVSCKEIKPNDGHDRPELNPKWISLLTMAKACLSTISIEDTSGTVRRSGGNFKEKLRELGGLDAVFEVARSCHSVLEGWSELSLQSLSDSKDYAALESLVLLLKCLKIMENATFLSMDNQNHLLQMKGKLDGLNSPRSFTKLILSVIKILSGAFLHRTSLDSSNYGKVCNLSAGTAHASELRSLSDKKDGNCQILCIDSSTTCYTSEGSCSQKNLSSEIHTDQIGSSTSNLESASTSTSDSWQLKLRIESSKTGSCSGTSGDFSFGVKKNSSRVSFSIGDSQRSNGEKRLELMEESQDPFAFDDEFEPSRWDLLSKPKAPQARSRQTSFLGRDDEYQSLTVLSQPESSSQENKQESSSKENNQSDQASCSSTDEEMSTLLADCLLTSVKVLMNLTNDNPMGCQQIAASGGLEALSALIASHFPSFSLHMDSNGSPKSGVLSDSEGHLNDQELDFLVAILGLLVNLVEKNGCNRSRLAAASVSLPVSEGLFEGESQTDVIPLLCAIFLANQGAGEAAEEGKSLQWDDEDAVLQGEKEAEKMIIEAYSALLLAFLSTDSKSIRQAIAGYLPDHNLSILVPVLERFVEFHMTLNMISPETHSTVLEVIESCRVR is encoded by the exons ATGATCGTTAGAAAGTACGGCCGGCGGAGTAGAAGCATGTCCCGGAACTACTCTGATTCAGGCTTAAACGGTGATGTTTCAGAAGAAGGTTCTCAAGATATTTACAGTTTTGGGTTTCCATCTCAAGACTCGGTTCACTTGAATAATTCAGATCCATACGCATATGATGCCGCCGGCTCATCTCAGGAATTGACGATTTTGCCCTCAAGAAAGGAAGATAGGGATGGGGATTTTTGGAATCCCAAGAAGGTAAAAAAGGTGTTTGATTGGGAGCCTTATAGTTTGAATTCATCTCAAGAATCCGACGAATTGGGGCAGAATGGTAGTTTGGGGAAATTTGATGGGGGTTTACTAGAACCGAAGAAGTTGAAGGGTAAGGAAAATGGGATtttacagaagaagaagaagaaggtgaaaTCTAAGGAGCTGGGATTGCCATCGCTGGGCCCCACAGCGACATTAATGGAGACACAAGAGTGTGGTGAGATGATGGAACATATGGATGAGGTGAATTTCGCTTTGGATGGTTTAAGGAAAGGGCAGCCTGTGAGGATCAGAAGGGCCAGTTTATTGTCATTGCTTTCTATATGTGGAACAGCTCAGCAGCGTCGCCTGTTACGCGCTCACGG GATGGCAAAAACAATTATTGATGCTGTTTTGGGACTCAGCTTTGATGACTCCCCTAGCAACCTTGCCGCAGCAGCTCTATTCTACATTTTGACCAGTGAT GGAGGAGACGACCGTCTTCTTGATTCACCCAGCTGCATTCGCTTTCTTATAAAATTGTTAAAACCGGTTGGCGCTCCTGCTCCGATAGCAAAGGCTCCAACTATTGGGAGCAAGCTTTTAGCAATGCGCTTAGATGCTGATGTTTCTCAAGATTGTGTAAAAGGGCTAGATTCTACTTCCTCTTCAATAATCTGCAAGGTGCAGGAAGTTCTTGTTTCTTGCAAGGAAATAAAGCCAAATGATGGACATGACAGACCAGAGTTAAACCCAAAATGGATTAGTCTACTGACAATGGCAAAAGCTTGCTTGTCTACTATCTCCATTGAAG ATACTTCTGGCACTGTGCGGAGAAGTGGGGGCAACTTCAAAGAAAAGCTGAGAGAGCTTGGAGGACTTGATGCGGTCTTTGAGGTGGCAAGGAGTTGTCATTCTGTTTTGGAG GGATGGTCAGAGCTAAGCTTGCAGTCCTTGTCAGATTCTAAAGATTATGCTGCCCTAGAAAGTCTGGTGCTACTTTTAAAATGTTTGAAAATCATGGAAAACGCGACCTTTCTTAGTATGGACAATCAG AATCACTTGCttcaaatgaaaggaaaattagATGGTCTGAACTCCCCAAGGTCTTTCACAAAGCTAATCTTAAGCGTGATCAAGATTCTCTCAG GTGCTTTCCTGCATAGAACTTCTTTGGACAGTTCTAACTATGGAAAAGTCTGTAACCTTTCAGCTGGAACTGCTCATGCTTCAGAATTACGTTCACTATCAGACAAGAAAG ATGGAAATTGTCAGATTTTGTGCATTGATTCTTCTACGACGTGCTATACAAGTGAAGGTTCCTGTTCTCAGAAGAACTTAAGTAGTGAAATTCACACCGATCAAATTGGTTCATCCACGTCCAATTTAGAGTCTGCTAGTACTTCCACCAGTGATTCTTGGCAGCTTAAATTGAGGATTGAATCTTCCAAGACTGGGTCATGTAGTGGAACCTCTGGGGACTTCAGTTTTGGGGTCAAGAAGAATTCATCAAGAGTGAGTTTTTCGATTGGTGATAGTCAAAGAAGTAATGGAGAGAAGAGACTTGAGCTTATGGAAGAGAGTCAAGATCCTTTTGCATTTGATGATGAGTTTGAACCTTCACGATGGGATTTACTGTCTAAGCCAAAGGCGCCTCAAGCTCGAAGTAGGCAGACATCGTTTCTTGGACGCGATGATGAATACCAATCTCTCACTGTGCTAAGCCAGCCAGAGTCAAGTAGCCAGGAGAACAAACAAGAGTCAAGTAGCAAGGAGAACAATCAATCTGAtcaggcctcttgttcttctacAGATGAGGAAATGTCGACCCTTCTGGCAGATTGCCTTCTCACATCTGTAAAA GTTCTGATGAACTTGACAAATGACAACCCTATGGGCTGTCAGCAAATTGCTGCCAGTGGTGGGCTGGAAGCTTTGTCTGCTTTGATTGCCAGCCATTTCCCGTCCTTCAGCTTGCATATGGATTCTAATGGGTCACCAAAATCAGGTGTGCTATCTGATAGTGAAGGTCATCTCAATGATCAAGAGCTAGATTTTCTGGTTGCTATTTTGGGTTTGCTTGTCAATTTGGTGGAGAAGAATGGCTGCAACag GTCGAGACTTGCAGCTGCTAGTGTTTCATTGCCTGTATCAGAAGGTTTGTTTGAGGGGGAGAGCCAGACAGATGTTATCCCTCTGCTATGTGCAATCTTTCTGGCAAATCAAGGGGCTGGAGAGGCTGCTGAGGAAGGAAAAAGTTTGCAATGG GATGATGAAGATGCTGTATTACAGGGAGAGAAAGAAGCTGAAAAAATGATTATAGAAGCTTATTCAGCTctccttcttgcctttctttcaACTGACAG CAAGAGCATACGACAGGCAATTGCTGGTTATTTACCAGATCATAATTTGTCCATTCTTGTGCCTGTGCTGGAGAGATTTGTG GAATTTCACATGACGCTGAACATGATTTCACCGGAGACTCACTCAACAGTGCTTGAAGTTATAGAATCTTGTAGGGTTCGGTGA
- the LOC107766627 gene encoding epoxide hydrolase 3: protein MEQIEHKYVEVNGLKLHVAEIGSGNSPVVLFLHGFPEIWYTWRFQMIAVAKAGYRAIAPDFRGYGLSDQPPEPEKTTFLDFANDTLALLDALGISKAFLIGKDFGSIVISRFVNLYEERVSGFIVMGVPFWPPHPLKFKEDLPEGFYISRWGEPGRAEADFGRLDAKTVVRNVYILFSRSQVPIANENQEIMDIVQPSTPLPPWFSEEDLAAYGALYENSGFRTALQVPYRSLHEQIDVTDPTVHVPALFIEGKKDYVLKFPGMEDYINGELKTLVPNLETASLPEGNHFVQEQLPDQVNQLVLDFLTKNSKPQ from the exons ATGGAACAAATAGAGCATAAATATGTTGAAGTGAACGGGCTAAAGCTTCATGTAGCTGAAATTGGAAGTGGGAATTCCCCAGTTGTGTTGTTCTTGCATGGATTTCCCGAAATATGGTATACTTGGAGGTTCCAAATGATAGCTGTGGCCAAAGCTGGTTACAGAGCTATTGCACCCGATTTCAGAGGATACGGGTTGTCGGATCAGCCACCCGAACCCGAGAAAACCACCTTTCTTGATTTTGCCAATGACACCCTTGCACTTCTTGATGCTCTTGGCATCTCTAAG GCTTTTCTCATTGGTAAAGACTTTGGATCTATTGTCATTTCCCGTTTTGTCAATCTCTATGAGGAGAGAGTCTCTGGATTTATTGTTATGGGAGTGCCATTTTGGCCCCCACACCCTCTCAAGTTTAAAGAAGACCTCCCTGAAGGCTTCTATATTTCAAGATGGGGG GAGCCTGGGAGAGCTGAGGCTGATTTTGGTCGCCTCGATGCTAAAACAGTAGTGAGGAATGTATACATTCTTTTCTCCAGAAGTCAAGTACCAATAGCAAATGAAAATCAGGAAATCATGGACATTGTGCAACCTTCAACCCCTCTACCCCCTTGGTTTTCTGAGGAAGACTTGGCTGCATATGGAGCTTTGTATGAGAATTCTGGATTCAGAACTGCATTGCAGGTTCCCTATAG GTCACTGCATGAACAAATAGATGTTACAGATCCAACAGTTCATGTTCCTGCGCTGTTTATTGAGGGGAAGAAGGATTATGTCCTCAAATTTCCAGGAATGGAAGACTACATTAATGGAGAACTTAAAACTTTAGTACCTAATCTGGAGACGGCCTCTTTGCCAGAAGGAAACCATTTTGTTCAAGAACAACTACCTGACCAGGTTAATCAACTCGTGCTCGACTTCCTTACTAAGAATAGTAAGCCTCAGTAA